The following proteins come from a genomic window of Anabas testudineus chromosome 3, fAnaTes1.2, whole genome shotgun sequence:
- the nob1 gene encoding RNA-binding protein NOB1, with protein sequence MAPTLVEHVVADAGAFLKKAPLQDIGKNIYTLKDVVDEIRDKPTRRSLAFLPYQLIFREPHPEHVRHVTEFSKKTGDYPSLSATDIKVLALTYQLELEHVGSQHLRREPEVKVNIQFTQRHPETPVNVAGFHFPSKKPVDGLSSRPTQTDTSADTEQFNSFQFWREPLPSIDGDLLKLLEPVEVLSSNNKQKQTDQQTVDSDEFNSFRFWREPVPSVDDSLLDLLRVDSTSVSNASPEADDQPDDEDKENEPKEEEEEEEEEDDDDDDGGGWITPSNIKEVKMDSADWTSPAGVRVGCLTTDFAMQNVLIQIGLHILSVNGMVIKQARNYVLRCHACFKTTSNMNKVFCPHCGNKTLKKLAVTVSEDGSMQMHFSKNPKVLNPRGLRHSLPLPHGGKHGNNPHLVEDQRFPQQRVSRKARQKTNVFDPDYVAGGSPFCENDIYSRAANLQIRDGQCGGGRRRGNPNTARKKFVKKK encoded by the exons ATGGCGCCCACCCTGGTGGAGCATGTTGTCGCAGATGCAGGAGCGTTTTTAAAGAAAGCTCCTCTGCAG gaTATCGGCAAAAACATCTACACCCTGAAGGATGTGGTGGACGAGATCAGAGACAAACCCACCAGGAGGAGTCTGGCCTTTTTGCCGTACCAGCTCATCTTCAGAGAACCACATCCCGAACACGTCAGACACG TGACTGAGTTCTCCAAGAAGACTGGAGACTACCCGAGTCTTTCAGCAACTGATATCAAGGTCCTGGCTCTGACCTACCAGCTGGAACTGGAGCATGTCGGCTCCCAACACCTGAGGAGAGAACCGGAGGTCAAG gtTAATATCCAGTTCACACAGCGCCACCCAGAGACGCCTGTTAATGTTGCAGGCTTCCACTTTCCCTCCAAG AAACCTGTAGACGGTTTGAGCAGCAGGCCGACTCAGACAGACACATCAGCTGACACTGAACAGTTTAACAGCTTCCAGTTCTGGAGGGAGCCGCTGCCGTCCATCGACGGCGACCTGCTGAAGTTACTG GAACCGGTGGAGGTTTTAAGttccaacaacaaacagaaacagacggACCAACAGACAGTGGACAGTGACGAGTTTAACAGCTTCCGGTTCTGGAGAGAACCGGTGCCGTCTGTCGATGACAGCCTGCTGGATTTACTG AGAGTCGACAGCACTTCAGTGTCTAACGCATCACCTGAGGCAGATGACCAACCAGACGACGAGGACAAAGAGAACGAGCctaaagaggaggaggaggaggaggaggaggaggatgatgatgatgatgatggaggagggTGGATCACTCCAAGTAACATTAAAGAAGTGAAGATGGACTCTGCTGATTGGACGTCTCCTGCTGGCGTCAGAGTCGGATGTCTGACGACCGACTTCGCCATGCAG AACGTTCTGATTCAGATCGGGCTCCACATCCTCTCCGTTAACGGGATGGTGATCAAACAGGCGAGGAACTATGTCCTGAGGTGTCACGCCTGCTTCAA GACGACCAGTAACATGAACAAAGttttctgtcctcactgtggAAACAAGACTCTGAAGAAGCTGGCGGTGACGGTCAGCGAGGACGGCAGCATGCAGATGCATTTCTCCAAAAATCCCAAAGTGCTGAACCCCAGAGGACTCAGG CACTCGCTGCCTCTGCCTCACGGAGGGAAACACGGCAACAACCCGCACCTGGTGGAGGACCAGCGTTTCCCCCAGCAGAGAGTCTCCCGAAAGGCTCGTCAGAAGACCAACGTCTTCGACCCAGACTACGTGGCCGGAGGCTCGCCCTTCTGCGAGAACGACATCTACAGTCGAGCTGCTAACCTGCAGATCAGAGACGGCCAGTGTGGAGGCGGCAGGAGGCGAGGAAACCCCAACACCGCCCGGAAGAAGTTCGTCAAAAAGAAGTAG